One Spiroplasma endosymbiont of Nebria brevicollis DNA window includes the following coding sequences:
- a CDS encoding extracellular solute-binding protein, which yields MKNFFKNSYLAIIFLLLYTPILVLMAFSFNGGDSVRSWSYFSFDAYADLFAQSQLWQSVSVTLIVAFISTFVAVIIGTFAALGLSKTRKLTRNLTLGITNIPLVNADIVTAVSLMLLFMALGFSFGLGTLILAHISFNIPYVIITVLPKIRQINVSQLEASQDLGASPWYTLRKIVLPTIKPAIIAGAAIAFAMSFDDFLISYFTGGNTSNVSTFIYSLKRIKPYINAFSTIIIVLITLTIISWNGYVVVKKQIKQRNEKITKSIYHNQKITKNEKLLTKCYLQLNNFNTKKVKSKHRKSPYRENNFELVTEQDISNAENRIAKNPKLIAHILKLEAKIETEMIWINHIKSKISAKKILKEERSKAIRDKYHFLVWPWKMIMISILLGSGFIGLGAFYIYTNLYDLSIANWGEYISPEVLNGFEKEYQVKVKYTTYDDNESLYAKLYTTNYDLMVPSDYLVAKLASEDRIINFNDTQYAGKLNFTPKTVINTELYNLMQSYQVKTIDGTVSPNGLNDYSIPYFWGDVVMVINATNPNNLTDLGITDPDQAQWSVLQTAATLNKNIILNDDMHNLFMTALTDLHYKNKWGENTGTGDNNQINNTFHDNINAHNKTEIDDASTWLSPIIKNSNTKLLNDNIVDEIKSNNWDIAMMYNGDLLSAIRDNTAFLDGKYLAIRPYMGTNIWNDDMVISKDSPHKDLAFKFINYIMDKNQQISLSSEFGYTSPLQAAMDEVSVLYPQAIWKHVYTPSDGQITNPANNPLGFFNGLYHRDFDAYMQTVYNRLLAR from the coding sequence ATGAAAAATTTTTTCAAAAATAGTTATTTAGCTATTATCTTTTTATTGCTTTACACACCCATTTTAGTGTTGATGGCTTTTTCATTTAATGGTGGTGATTCAGTTCGTAGTTGAAGTTACTTTTCTTTTGATGCTTATGCTGATTTATTTGCTCAAAGCCAATTGTGGCAATCAGTTAGTGTGACGTTAATTGTTGCGTTTATTTCAACCTTTGTGGCTGTCATTATTGGTACTTTTGCGGCATTAGGTTTAAGTAAAACCCGTAAACTAACTCGTAATTTAACGCTGGGAATTACTAATATTCCTTTAGTAAACGCCGATATCGTAACTGCGGTCTCACTAATGTTGTTATTCATGGCTTTAGGATTTAGTTTTGGTTTAGGAACTCTAATTTTAGCCCATATTTCTTTTAATATCCCTTATGTTATTATTACTGTCTTACCAAAGATTAGACAAATTAATGTTTCACAATTAGAAGCAAGTCAAGATTTAGGCGCTTCGCCTTGATATACACTACGAAAAATTGTTTTACCAACAATTAAACCAGCGATTATTGCTGGTGCTGCCATTGCCTTTGCTATGAGTTTTGATGATTTCCTAATTTCTTATTTTACAGGGGGTAATACTTCAAATGTTTCAACTTTTATTTATTCTTTAAAACGGATTAAACCCTATATTAACGCCTTTTCAACCATTATTATTGTTTTAATTACATTAACTATCATTTCATGAAATGGTTATGTCGTTGTTAAAAAACAAATTAAACAACGTAATGAAAAAATTACTAAAAGCATTTATCACAATCAAAAAATAACTAAAAATGAAAAACTATTAACTAAATGTTATTTACAATTAAATAATTTTAATACCAAAAAAGTGAAATCAAAACATCGTAAATCACCTTATCGGGAAAATAATTTCGAACTAGTTACTGAACAAGATATTAGCAATGCCGAAAATCGCATTGCTAAAAATCCTAAATTAATTGCCCATATCTTAAAACTAGAAGCAAAAATCGAAACGGAAATGATTTGAATTAACCACATAAAAAGCAAAATTAGTGCTAAAAAAATTTTGAAAGAAGAACGTTCTAAAGCAATTCGTGATAAATACCACTTCTTAGTTTGACCATGAAAAATGATTATGATTAGCATTCTATTAGGTTCAGGATTCATTGGGCTTGGTGCATTCTATATTTATACTAACCTTTATGATTTATCAATTGCTAATTGAGGTGAATATATTAGTCCCGAAGTCTTAAACGGATTTGAAAAAGAATATCAAGTAAAAGTTAAATATACAACTTATGATGATAATGAATCGTTATATGCAAAACTATACACTACTAACTATGATTTAATGGTCCCTAGTGATTACTTAGTAGCAAAGCTAGCAAGTGAAGATCGTATTATTAACTTTAATGACACTCAATATGCTGGTAAATTAAACTTTACACCCAAGACTGTTATTAACACTGAACTATATAATTTAATGCAAAGCTATCAAGTTAAAACAATTGATGGAACAGTAAGTCCTAATGGTTTAAATGATTACAGTATCCCTTATTTCTGAGGTGATGTGGTCATGGTTATTAATGCTACTAATCCTAATAATTTAACTGACCTTGGTATCACAGACCCTGACCAAGCCCAATGAAGTGTTTTACAAACAGCAGCAACTTTAAACAAGAATATTATTTTAAATGATGATATGCACAACTTATTTATGACAGCACTAACTGATTTACATTACAAAAATAAATGAGGAGAAAATACAGGTACTGGCGATAATAACCAAATCAATAATACTTTCCACGATAATATTAATGCCCATAATAAGACTGAAATTGATGATGCTAGTACTTGATTATCGCCAATTATCAAAAATAGTAATACTAAACTACTAAATGATAATATTGTCGACGAAATTAAGTCTAATAATTGAGATATTGCCATGATGTATAATGGTGATTTATTATCAGCTATTAGAGATAATACTGCTTTTCTAGATGGCAAATATTTAGCAATCAGACCTTACATGGGAACTAATATTTGAAATGATGATATGGTTATTAGTAAAGATTCACCCCACAAAGATTTAGCATTCAAATTTATAAACTACATTATGGATAAAAACCAACAAATAAGTTTAAGCAGCGAATTTGGTTATACTTCTCCACTACAAGCAGCAATGGATGAAGTTAGCGTGCTTTATCCTCAAGCCATTTGAAAACACGTATATACTCCTAGCGATGGTCAAATAACCAATCCTGCTAATAATCCTTTAGGATTCTTCAATGGTTTATACCATCGTGATTTTGATGCCTATATGCAAACTGTTTACAACCGATTATTAGCACGTTAA
- a CDS encoding HNH endonuclease signature motif containing protein: protein MIRRKKWEKHEKEKIWNNYTKKMNSSFKGLSEFWTLNVQAPCPWCCLPMIKGAYQGEQPTSAFVWNIDHIDGNSSNNNWQNLQPMHVECNIKKD from the coding sequence GTGATACGTCGTAAAAAATGAGAAAAACATGAAAAAGAAAAAATATGAAATAATTACACTAAGAAAATGAATTCTTCATTTAAAGGCCTATCTGAATTTTGGACATTAAATGTGCAAGCACCATGTCCATGATGCTGCTTACCAATGATAAAAGGTGCATATCAAGGTGAACAACCAACATCAGCTTTTGTTTGAAATATTGACCATATAGATGGTAATTCTAGTAATAACAATTGACAAAACCTTCAACCAATGCACGTAGAATGTAATATTAAAAAAGACTAA
- a CDS encoding M60 family metallopeptidase — protein MALPQGDNDWHRQIENILLTHSQFTPTGIFVTKGSKVIIQFPKVDDNKFSIFIGQWGDYANLNHGQSLSPKEYQLTPETNIIISETEGMLYLSNKTEDKSFQVQVNVEAGINVPTFKVDETSNQNFLEQLQQWSETLFVEIIGKNVFGTFQMSLAKELWLKNDPNTYNINYTVQNWDKVYEMSNHISGLDFNYDGVALKHHNLIQIANPDSGVGYAFATNNYIGFQQDTNAGKDLFQYKSLNDWWALWHEIGHTYQNPGYKFDGFTEVTVNINSFSIQEQLGFKNRVFASPDVVNAIKNFIKSPNPNKSIESLDDWGKLGLFLQLHMAYGKSFFPSLNQMYRLLNPEQKPKSNEQKYQLFIEMTSKLVNRNLTPFFEKWGIKVSDNTKKIVSQYHNLTVKIWNNIFDGHIENNAIVDYILPDYQVVNGPKVDSTVPIRNLRFGQSVTAQLAQKYITNMSADMTFDTLSQVDWRNTNYSSNNSYFAINVNQPNKIGNKYIIPNKLILDSSVKILGLGNDFHGILNLDVTNQKLFFVGIGSEIHLYFKDEKYVGIQVYDDNNQLIYDKSVNGDENTLKFEDLNNFTYHNNYQIHFWFAEPGVRGQYFSNGNWKQTKQKLNKFIIKENNLVKI, from the coding sequence TTGGCACTACCACAAGGTGATAATGATTGACATCGTCAAATCGAAAATATACTTTTAACTCATTCACAATTTACACCGACCGGAATTTTTGTTACTAAAGGATCAAAGGTTATAATTCAATTTCCAAAAGTTGATGATAACAAATTTAGTATTTTTATTGGACAATGAGGAGATTATGCTAATTTAAATCATGGTCAAAGTTTGTCACCAAAAGAATATCAATTAACTCCTGAAACCAACATAATTATTTCTGAAACTGAAGGTATGTTGTATTTAAGCAATAAAACTGAAGATAAATCGTTTCAAGTTCAAGTTAACGTAGAAGCTGGCATAAATGTTCCAACTTTTAAAGTTGATGAAACTAGTAATCAAAACTTTTTAGAGCAACTTCAACAATGAAGTGAGACACTATTTGTAGAAATCATTGGTAAAAATGTTTTTGGTACTTTTCAAATGTCACTAGCGAAAGAACTTTGATTAAAAAACGATCCTAATACTTATAATATTAACTATACAGTTCAAAACTGAGATAAAGTTTATGAAATGTCTAATCATATTAGTGGTCTTGATTTTAATTATGATGGTGTTGCTTTAAAACATCATAATTTAATTCAAATTGCTAATCCCGATAGTGGTGTTGGTTATGCTTTTGCTACTAATAATTATATTGGTTTTCAACAAGATACAAATGCAGGGAAAGATTTATTTCAATATAAGTCTTTAAATGATTGATGAGCACTTTGACATGAAATTGGTCATACTTATCAAAATCCAGGTTATAAATTTGATGGATTTACTGAAGTAACAGTTAATATTAATTCTTTTTCTATTCAAGAACAATTAGGATTTAAAAATCGCGTTTTTGCTAGCCCTGATGTTGTCAATGCTATTAAAAATTTTATTAAATCTCCTAATCCTAATAAAAGTATTGAAAGTTTAGATGATTGAGGTAAATTAGGTCTATTTTTACAATTACATATGGCTTATGGTAAATCATTTTTTCCGTCATTAAATCAAATGTATCGATTATTGAACCCTGAACAAAAACCAAAATCTAATGAACAAAAATACCAATTATTCATTGAAATGACTTCTAAGTTAGTAAATCGTAACTTAACTCCTTTCTTTGAAAAATGAGGAATTAAAGTTTCAGATAATACAAAGAAAATTGTTAGTCAATATCACAATTTAACAGTTAAAATTTGAAATAATATTTTTGATGGCCATATTGAAAATAATGCGATTGTTGATTATATTTTACCTGATTATCAAGTAGTAAATGGACCAAAAGTTGATAGCACTGTGCCAATTCGAAATTTACGGTTTGGACAATCAGTTACTGCTCAACTTGCACAGAAATATATTACCAATATGAGTGCAGATATGACATTTGATACTCTTTCGCAAGTTGATTGAAGAAATACTAATTATTCTAGTAATAACTCTTATTTTGCAATTAACGTTAATCAGCCTAATAAAATTGGTAATAAATATATAATTCCAAATAAACTAATCCTTGATAGTAGCGTTAAAATACTTGGTCTTGGCAATGATTTTCATGGAATTTTAAACTTAGATGTAACTAATCAAAAGCTATTTTTTGTCGGTATTGGTTCTGAAATTCATCTTTATTTTAAAGATGAAAAATACGTTGGAATTCAGGTATATGATGATAACAATCAACTTATTTATGATAAGAGTGTTAATGGTGATGAAAATACTTTAAAATTTGAAGATTTAAATAATTTTACTTATCATAATAATTATCAAATTCACTTTTGATTTGCTGAACCTGGTGTTCGTGGACAATATTTTAGTAATGGTAATTGAAAGCAAACTAAGCAAAAACTTAATAAATTTATTATTAAAGAGAATAATTTAGTTAAAATTTAA
- a CDS encoding SIR2 family protein, translating into MLDVIKKDDFIKRYSKMILQNKVAVFLGAGINVEVGLPTWIDLLRDIFEDLKLEVKENIDLALIAQFYINEKGSERELLNIISEKINLQNKKPGKNLTSLTRLPIQQFWTTNYDDLLEKALNNENKKYDSIYNKKQFYTACRKYSIFKIHGDILNKEYLVFSKDSYDLYEKDRKFFWDKLSMELINKNFLFIGTSMEDTNLNLILSKVNMNVNKEDKSEHFIFLKDIKEHQKFERMFLQHKIKDLKTRFNIKTVLLEDYSELSEIFNSINSLILRKNIFISGAAYSYKEFDNEINSKTFLYNLANELCKKQKKIISGFGLGVSDLIISGAVDYSKDNGTNLEEILDVWPFPQQSKKHDINQIWNDYRNKIIEKSGVIIFVFGNKFDKKHNKIINSQGMMEEFEIAKSQNKIIILIGSTGYMSKEILDLIIKDIKDFKYLKDYLTILKSEKDYKKIVSIIVEILNKRK; encoded by the coding sequence ATGTTAGACGTTATTAAAAAAGATGATTTTATAAAACGATACTCAAAAATGATTTTGCAAAACAAGGTAGCAGTTTTTCTAGGGGCTGGAATAAATGTAGAAGTAGGTTTACCTACATGAATTGATTTATTAAGAGACATTTTTGAGGACTTAAAGTTAGAAGTTAAAGAAAATATTGATTTAGCTTTAATTGCTCAGTTCTATATAAACGAAAAGGGATCAGAAAGAGAACTATTAAATATAATATCAGAAAAAATTAATCTACAGAATAAAAAGCCAGGAAAAAATTTAACTTCACTAACTAGATTACCAATTCAACAATTTTGAACAACAAATTATGATGATTTATTAGAAAAAGCCTTAAATAATGAAAATAAGAAATATGATTCTATTTATAATAAGAAACAATTTTATACTGCATGTAGAAAATATTCTATTTTTAAAATTCATGGCGATATTCTTAATAAAGAATATCTTGTGTTTTCAAAAGATAGTTATGATTTATATGAAAAAGATAGGAAATTTTTTTGAGATAAACTAAGCATGGAATTAATTAATAAGAATTTTTTATTTATAGGAACTTCAATGGAAGATACCAATTTAAATCTAATTTTAAGTAAAGTAAATATGAATGTAAATAAAGAAGATAAAAGTGAGCATTTTATTTTTTTAAAAGATATAAAAGAACATCAAAAATTTGAAAGAATGTTCTTACAACATAAAATCAAAGATTTAAAAACAAGATTTAATATAAAGACAGTATTGTTAGAAGATTATTCTGAATTATCGGAAATTTTTAACTCAATAAATAGTTTAATCTTAAGAAAAAATATTTTTATCTCAGGTGCAGCTTATAGTTATAAGGAATTTGATAATGAAATTAATAGCAAAACATTTTTATACAATTTGGCAAATGAATTATGTAAAAAACAGAAAAAAATAATTAGTGGTTTTGGTTTAGGGGTTAGCGATCTTATTATAAGTGGTGCAGTTGACTATTCTAAGGATAATGGAACAAATTTAGAAGAAATTTTAGATGTATGACCATTTCCACAACAATCAAAAAAACATGATATAAATCAAATTTGGAACGATTATCGTAATAAAATAATTGAAAAATCAGGAGTTATTATATTTGTTTTTGGTAATAAATTTGACAAAAAACATAATAAAATAATAAATTCGCAAGGAATGATGGAAGAATTTGAAATAGCAAAATCACAAAATAAAATAATTATACTTATAGGTTCAACTGGGTATATGAGCAAGGAAATTTTAGATTTAATTATAAAAGATATAAAAGATTTTAAGTATTTAAAAGATTATTTGACTATTCTAAAATCAGAAAAAGACTACAAAAAAATTGTTAGCATTATCGTAGAAATTTTGAATAAAAGAAAATAG
- a CDS encoding TIR domain-containing protein, which yields MKTIFITYYHASEQKEKDELSKLFTELYSEYFALKDMSVKTHNIDTKLPDRKAFQIIREHYLKDTDVTIIILGKYTKYRRFVDWEIATSLSIYGSLGRRKKWNDLIILLTDDFIEQEKTNPVFDGKNYSSLIYEQNSGQRIYDNVINGYATVESFSHMYSNPGKLKKLIDKPQDNSKKGISPNNTSQLKTKNEEKCPFEESKFKINEVNNLTQPENSINSNEKLTKTGNAV from the coding sequence ATCATGCAAGTGAACAAAAAGAAAAAGATGAATTATCAAAATTATTTACAGAACTTTATAGTGAATATTTTGCCTTGAAAGACATGTCTGTAAAGACACATAATATTGATACTAAGTTGCCTGATAGAAAAGCATTTCAAATTATCAGAGAACACTATTTAAAAGATACAGATGTTACGATAATTATTTTAGGAAAATATACAAAATATAGACGATTCGTTGATTGAGAAATTGCAACTTCATTATCAATTTATGGAAGTTTGGGTAGAAGAAAAAAGTGAAATGACTTAATAATACTTTTAACTGATGATTTTATTGAACAAGAAAAAACAAATCCTGTTTTTGATGGTAAAAATTATAGTTCTTTGATTTATGAACAAAACTCTGGTCAAAGAATTTATGATAATGTAATAAATGGCTATGCCACTGTTGAAAGTTTTTCACATATGTATTCAAATCCTGGTAAATTAAAAAAATTAATTGATAAACCACAAGATAATTCTAAAAAAGGTATTAGTCCAAACAATACATCCCAACTTAAAACTAAAAATGAAGAAAAATGTCCATTTGAAGAAAGTAAATTTAAAATTAATGAAGTTAATAACTTAACTCAACCTGAGAACAGCATCAATAGTAATGAGAAATTGACTAAAACTGGTAATGCTGTATAA